Proteins encoded within one genomic window of Halobacteroides halobius DSM 5150:
- the ptsP gene encoding phosphoenolpyruvate--protein phosphotransferase, whose amino-acid sequence MSQQLTGVAASPGIVTGEVMLLEEEDLSYETVNVEDTDGEKERLHDAIQESKEQLQAIKDKVEDDMGQDKAEIFQAHLMVVEDPELISAVEDKIDSEEINVEAALEQTVEQFATMFSNMDDEYMRERASDIRDVGTRILRNLLGVENMSLAELDREVILVAEDLTPSDTAQVDKDKVLGFATKVGGRTSHTAIMARSLEIPAVVGASQILDKVENGMEIIVDGVNGDVIIEPTADELTNYQKKAQEYRERRKRLAQLKEEPAETKDGHQVELVANIGTPNDVAGALDKGAEGIGLYRSEFLYMDRDSLPTEKEQFEAYKEVAEKMDGPIVIRTLDIGGDKELSYLDLPEEMNPFLGYRAIRICLDKTDIFKTQLRAILKASAYGQVKIMYPMISAVEQLRAANQILEEVKSDLSKEGIEFDQDLEVGMMIEVPAAAMTADILAKETDFFSIGTNDLIQYTTATDRMNENIAHLYQPFHPALLRLIKRVVKAAHNEGNWAGMCGEMAGDKRLTPFLLGIGLDEFSMSAVTIPEVKDAIRNLTLEEAEKIADEAIGYSTAEEIENYLSQQV is encoded by the coding sequence ATGAGTCAACAATTAACAGGAGTAGCTGCTTCTCCAGGAATTGTAACTGGTGAAGTTATGTTACTAGAAGAAGAAGACTTATCATATGAAACAGTAAATGTTGAAGATACTGATGGAGAAAAAGAGAGACTTCATGATGCTATTCAAGAGTCTAAAGAACAATTACAAGCTATTAAAGATAAAGTCGAAGATGATATGGGCCAAGATAAAGCAGAGATCTTTCAAGCTCACTTGATGGTTGTAGAAGATCCAGAATTGATTTCTGCTGTAGAAGATAAAATTGATTCCGAAGAGATTAATGTTGAAGCTGCTTTAGAACAAACAGTAGAACAATTTGCTACGATGTTTTCTAATATGGATGATGAGTATATGAGAGAACGGGCTAGTGATATTCGGGATGTAGGAACGCGAATTCTAAGAAATTTATTAGGAGTAGAGAATATGTCTCTAGCTGAACTAGATAGAGAAGTTATTCTAGTAGCAGAGGATTTAACTCCTTCTGATACTGCTCAGGTTGATAAAGACAAGGTATTAGGTTTTGCTACTAAGGTAGGAGGAAGAACTTCTCATACTGCTATTATGGCTCGATCTTTAGAGATTCCTGCTGTAGTAGGAGCTAGTCAGATTTTGGATAAAGTGGAAAATGGGATGGAAATTATTGTTGATGGTGTTAATGGAGATGTAATCATTGAACCAACAGCAGATGAACTAACTAACTATCAGAAAAAAGCTCAAGAATATAGAGAGCGTAGAAAGAGGTTGGCCCAATTAAAAGAGGAACCTGCTGAAACTAAAGATGGTCACCAGGTAGAATTAGTAGCTAATATTGGAACACCTAATGATGTAGCAGGTGCTCTTGATAAAGGTGCTGAAGGAATTGGTCTTTATCGAAGTGAATTTTTATATATGGACCGAGATTCTTTGCCAACAGAAAAGGAGCAGTTTGAAGCTTATAAAGAAGTAGCTGAAAAGATGGACGGGCCAATAGTAATTAGAACCTTAGATATTGGTGGAGACAAAGAATTATCTTACTTAGATTTACCAGAAGAAATGAATCCTTTCTTAGGTTATCGAGCAATTAGGATTTGCTTAGATAAAACTGATATTTTTAAGACACAATTAAGAGCTATTTTAAAAGCTAGTGCTTATGGTCAAGTTAAGATTATGTACCCTATGATTTCGGCTGTAGAACAGTTAAGAGCAGCTAATCAAATTTTAGAGGAAGTAAAGTCTGATTTATCTAAAGAAGGAATTGAATTTGATCAAGATTTAGAAGTAGGTATGATGATTGAGGTGCCAGCGGCAGCAATGACAGCAGATATCTTGGCTAAAGAAACTGATTTCTTTAGTATTGGAACTAATGATTTAATTCAGTATACAACTGCTACTGATAGAATGAATGAAAATATTGCTCATTTATATCAACCATTCCATCCAGCTTTATTAAGATTAATTAAGCGAGTTGTCAAAGCAGCTCATAATGAAGGTAATTGGGCTGGAATGTGTGGAGAAATGGCTGGAGATAAGCGCCTAACTCCTTTCCTTTTAGGAATAGGATTAGATGAATTTAGTATGAGTGCAGTTACAATTCCAGAAGTTAAAGATGCTATTCGTAATTTAACTTTAGAAGAAGCAGAAAAGATTGCTGATGAAGCTATAGGTTATTCTACAGCAGAAGAGATTGAGAATTATCTAAGTCAACAGGTATAA
- the rpoN gene encoding RNA polymerase factor sigma-54, with amino-acid sequence MELNYTTNLYQEQQQKQELAMTPKLQQAIKLLQYSTLELQEFIEDKMMENPLLELDDNYDPQSNNYIKQNGDDFNYEKFVAQELTLEEHLLKQLSLVTTSKLEKKIGEQIIGNLDQSGFFSSLEEVINQLEVTRKEVNKVLAKIKQFDPAGIGARDIQESLLIQLDNLKTSDNNTQIGLAKQIINGYQAELNNNQVRKISQGLSIEPKVTQQLIDLIKSLSPIPADRFKKKANNIYIEPDIIIKQISGKYVIIMDQASFPTIHINSYYRNLLKKQNAAKQSKDYIEDKLKSAMWLIKSIEQRRQTVYNIVRAIINLQQDFLKRGIKYLKPMTMQQIADEIKMHESTVSRATSNKYIQTPQGLFPMKFLFSKAIKTGDQKVSAVSIKKEVEDLVANEDKNNPLSDRELKDKLEARGVTISRRTIAKYRTELKIPSSRKRKRYD; translated from the coding sequence ATGGAATTAAACTATACAACTAATTTATATCAAGAACAACAACAAAAACAAGAGTTAGCTATGACCCCTAAGCTACAGCAAGCTATTAAACTACTACAGTATTCAACATTAGAACTGCAGGAATTTATTGAAGATAAAATGATGGAGAATCCATTACTAGAATTAGATGATAATTATGATCCCCAGTCAAATAATTATATTAAGCAAAATGGAGATGATTTTAATTATGAAAAATTTGTTGCTCAAGAATTAACACTAGAAGAACATTTATTAAAGCAATTAAGCTTAGTTACAACTAGCAAGTTAGAGAAAAAAATAGGAGAACAAATTATTGGCAATTTAGATCAATCAGGTTTTTTTAGTTCGTTAGAAGAAGTTATTAATCAATTAGAAGTTACTAGAAAAGAAGTTAATAAAGTTTTAGCAAAAATTAAGCAATTTGATCCAGCAGGGATCGGTGCTAGAGATATTCAAGAATCATTGCTAATTCAATTAGATAATTTAAAAACAAGTGATAATAATACTCAAATTGGATTAGCTAAGCAAATAATTAACGGTTATCAGGCAGAATTAAATAATAATCAAGTCAGAAAGATTTCACAAGGACTTAGTATTGAACCTAAGGTTACTCAGCAGTTAATAGACTTAATTAAATCATTATCTCCTATTCCAGCAGATAGATTTAAAAAGAAAGCAAATAATATTTATATAGAACCAGATATTATTATTAAACAGATTTCAGGAAAGTATGTTATAATTATGGACCAGGCTAGTTTTCCCACTATACACATCAATAGTTATTATCGGAATTTGTTAAAAAAACAAAACGCTGCAAAACAGAGTAAGGATTATATAGAAGATAAATTAAAATCAGCTATGTGGTTAATTAAGAGTATTGAGCAAAGAAGACAAACGGTTTATAATATAGTACGAGCAATTATCAATTTACAGCAAGATTTTTTAAAAAGAGGAATTAAGTATTTAAAACCAATGACAATGCAACAAATAGCGGACGAAATTAAGATGCATGAATCAACAGTTAGTCGAGCTACAAGTAATAAGTATATTCAAACTCCTCAAGGATTATTTCCTATGAAGTTTTTATTTAGTAAGGCGATTAAAACAGGTGATCAAAAAGTATCAGCAGTAAGTATAAAAAAGGAAGTAGAAGATCTAGTAGCTAATGAAGATAAAAATAATCCACTAAGTGATAGAGAACTAAAGGATAAATTAGAGGCTAGAGGAGTAACTATTTCACGACGGACTATAGCTAAATATAGAACAGAATTGAAGATTCCCTCATCACGTAAGAGAAAGAGGTACGATTAG
- the ltrA gene encoding group II intron reverse transcriptase/maturase: protein MSSLYSIKDLVTKKRHLHCAAQKVLNNGGCGGIDGVEVEEFRENYTKNMSALYRQLTEDRYEPQPVLRTYISKGNGEQRPLGIPVIKDRIAQQAVKQILEIHFEEIFCDCSYGFRPNRSTEDAIKKVEEYKEQGYNWVLDTDVKSYFDTIDHEILMELIAEEVSDGWILDIIRSWLTIGVMTEKGKEETTEGTPQGGVISPLLANIYLHHFDKKMTRRGYKIVRFADDFIIMAKSKAKAERALEVTRQIIENELNLRLHPRKTVITNFNDGFKFLEFKFYNCDYKKPKESSIKSFKDKVRKKTKRNRSIGVAVMIDELNLIIRGWGNSFLLGNIKGLYKKLDGWIRMRVRCFIEGKKAKGQNYRLPNKILRDLGLESLLTDVL, encoded by the coding sequence ATTAGTTCGCTATATAGTATAAAAGATTTAGTGACTAAGAAAAGACATTTACATTGTGCAGCTCAGAAAGTTTTGAATAATGGTGGTTGTGGAGGGATTGACGGTGTAGAAGTTGAAGAATTTAGAGAAAATTACACTAAGAATATGAGTGCTTTATATCGCCAGTTAACAGAAGATAGATATGAGCCACAACCAGTTCTAAGAACGTATATCTCAAAAGGAAATGGAGAACAAAGACCACTAGGTATTCCAGTAATTAAAGACCGAATTGCCCAACAAGCAGTGAAACAGATTCTAGAGATACACTTTGAAGAAATATTCTGCGACTGTTCTTATGGTTTTAGACCTAATAGGTCAACCGAAGATGCAATTAAGAAAGTAGAAGAATATAAAGAACAAGGTTATAATTGGGTATTAGACACAGATGTCAAATCTTACTTTGATACAATAGACCATGAAATTTTAATGGAGCTGATAGCAGAGGAAGTAAGTGATGGTTGGATATTAGATATTATTAGGTCGTGGCTTACTATAGGTGTCATGACTGAGAAAGGAAAAGAAGAAACAACGGAGGGAACTCCACAAGGAGGCGTAATTTCTCCACTTTTAGCAAATATCTACCTACATCACTTTGATAAGAAAATGACGCGTCGAGGATATAAGATAGTTAGATTTGCCGATGACTTTATAATTATGGCTAAGAGTAAAGCTAAAGCAGAACGTGCTTTGGAAGTAACTCGCCAGATTATAGAAAATGAATTAAACTTAAGACTACATCCTCGGAAAACAGTAATTACGAATTTTAATGATGGATTTAAATTTCTAGAATTTAAATTTTATAATTGTGATTATAAAAAGCCAAAAGAGAGCTCTATTAAAAGTTTCAAGGATAAAGTAAGAAAGAAAACCAAAAGGAATAGGTCAATAGGAGTAGCTGTAATGATTGATGAGCTTAATTTAATTATTAGAGGTTGGGGTAATAGTTTTCTACTAGGAAATATTAAAGGACTATATAAAAAGTTAGATGGTTGGATAAGAATGAGAGTACGTTGTTTTATAGAAGGAAAGAAGGCGAAAGGGCAGAATTATCGCCTTCCTAATAAAATATTAAGAGATTTAGGACTAGAATCACTGCTTACCGATGTGCTTTAG
- a CDS encoding HPr family phosphocarrier protein: MVEQKVTVNNDTGIHARPASMIVSKAEKFDADVKISKDGQEVNAKSIMGIMSLGVNQSTEVTIKADGADAKDAVAKIVELIEDGFGE; encoded by the coding sequence ATGGTAGAACAAAAAGTAACAGTTAATAATGATACAGGTATTCATGCTAGACCGGCTTCTATGATTGTTAGTAAAGCAGAGAAATTTGATGCTGATGTAAAGATTTCTAAGGATGGTCAGGAGGTTAATGCTAAAAGTATTATGGGAATTATGAGCCTAGGAGTTAACCAAAGTACAGAAGTTACTATTAAGGCTGATGGTGCAGATGCTAAAGATGCTGTAGCAAAAATTGTAGAATTAATTGAAGATGGATTCGGAGAGTAA
- a CDS encoding NAD+ synthase has product MLNKDYKKISQRLTTWIKERVQKAGCKGAVVGLSGGIDSAVTSVLSKRAFPDNTLGIIMPCYSNPQDAEDAKEIAKKFDIPYQIVDLSTTFDQLRETIGIEDTDNLAVANIKPRLRMTTLYYYASQQSSLVVGTDNRSELKLGYFTKYGDGGIDIAPLGNLVKSEVREVAKELGIPKRIITKAPSAGLWEDQTDEDELGITYEEIDRYILTGEAKPKVKKIVDKLAAKNKHKLQLPPIPKF; this is encoded by the coding sequence ATGTTAAACAAAGATTATAAGAAGATAAGTCAAAGATTAACAACTTGGATTAAAGAACGGGTTCAAAAGGCAGGTTGTAAAGGAGCAGTAGTCGGATTAAGTGGCGGAATTGATTCTGCTGTAACCAGTGTATTATCTAAAAGAGCTTTTCCAGATAATACCTTAGGTATAATTATGCCTTGTTATAGTAACCCACAAGATGCTGAGGATGCTAAAGAGATAGCAAAAAAATTTGATATTCCTTATCAAATTGTTGATTTAAGTACTACATTCGATCAGTTAAGGGAGACTATCGGAATAGAGGATACTGACAATTTAGCTGTAGCAAATATTAAACCTAGATTAAGGATGACTACACTTTATTACTATGCCAGTCAACAAAGCAGTTTGGTTGTGGGAACAGATAACCGTAGTGAATTGAAATTAGGTTACTTTACTAAGTATGGTGATGGTGGGATTGATATTGCACCATTAGGTAATTTAGTTAAATCAGAGGTTAGAGAAGTAGCTAAGGAATTAGGAATTCCTAAAAGAATCATTACTAAAGCACCTTCAGCTGGTCTATGGGAGGATCAGACGGATGAAGATGAATTAGGGATCACATATGAAGAAATAGATCGTTACATTTTAACGGGTGAAGCTAAACCCAAAGTAAAGAAAATAGTTGATAAATTAGCTGCTAAGAATAAACATAAGTTACAATTACCACCTATTCCAAAGTTTTAA
- a CDS encoding sigma 54-interacting transcriptional regulator, translating into MIKKEKLTFTHKKGLHARVAAMIVKKANRIKNEYGDKLFVGAREDNLLPATSLISVTSSNIAYQDDIIAVSKGENADQSIEEFVNFLKGEFNLEDSKTKDEVDELLQQTTTAMDKVFNNIANGVIIVDQKGIITSFNPAAERITALEANQVIGEEITKVIPNSRLKKVLESGASELGQRQKINQATIITNRTPIMSGDQVVGAIAVFQDISTLEKLSGELKEVKALKERLDLILESVQDGICVVDSKGLIDYLNSTYTQMLGITADEAVGNKIDQISNNKTYQQVLDTGESKTGVVTKKNSQLIIISNIYPIKVEGVVEGAVIVSKKKTEVEELAQRLKELSAKAEYLEQELKREKKLDKPFQRIIGKSDELREALVNASKAAETNSTVLIRGESGTGKELVAEAIHYASNRANGPFIRVNCAAIPPNLIESELFGHEKGAFTGAVQKKIGKFELADGGTIFLDEIGELPSELQVKLLRVLQERIFSRVGGTERIKVDIRIVTATNCNLEEMMQEGTFREDLYYRLNVIPILLPPLRARREDIPLLVNHFLEKLSAKLEKPVDSISKESLEILTNYSWPGNIRELQNIIERAINFTDNDKISLDNLPNYIKEDYKNGKTLVNLKEDGDVASLEEYEKEIIKLALKKHGSFNASGKALGITHRTVANKARKYGLVD; encoded by the coding sequence GTGATCAAAAAGGAGAAATTAACCTTTACTCATAAAAAAGGTTTACATGCTCGAGTGGCGGCTATGATTGTTAAGAAGGCTAACCGAATAAAAAATGAATATGGGGATAAACTTTTTGTAGGGGCTAGGGAAGATAATTTATTACCAGCTACTAGTTTAATTTCTGTAACATCCTCAAATATAGCTTATCAAGATGATATTATTGCTGTTAGTAAGGGGGAGAATGCTGACCAGTCAATTGAGGAGTTTGTAAATTTTTTAAAGGGAGAGTTTAATTTAGAGGATAGTAAGACTAAAGATGAAGTTGATGAATTATTACAACAAACTACTACAGCTATGGATAAAGTATTTAATAATATAGCTAATGGAGTAATTATTGTTGATCAAAAAGGGATTATTACTAGTTTTAATCCTGCTGCAGAAAGAATTACTGCCTTAGAAGCTAATCAGGTAATTGGTGAAGAAATAACTAAAGTTATTCCTAATTCTCGCTTGAAGAAGGTCTTAGAATCTGGTGCTTCAGAATTAGGCCAACGGCAAAAGATTAATCAAGCTACAATTATAACTAATAGAACTCCTATTATGTCAGGAGATCAAGTAGTTGGCGCTATAGCAGTTTTTCAAGATATATCTACCTTAGAAAAATTATCTGGTGAATTAAAGGAAGTTAAGGCCTTAAAAGAAAGACTTGATTTGATTTTGGAGTCGGTTCAAGATGGTATTTGTGTTGTTGATAGTAAGGGGTTAATAGATTATCTAAATTCTACTTATACTCAAATGTTAGGTATAACTGCTGATGAGGCTGTAGGGAATAAAATAGACCAAATTAGTAATAATAAAACATATCAACAGGTATTAGATACTGGTGAGAGTAAAACAGGGGTAGTAACTAAAAAAAATAGTCAGTTAATTATTATCTCTAATATTTATCCAATTAAAGTTGAAGGGGTAGTAGAAGGAGCAGTAATAGTATCTAAAAAGAAAACCGAAGTAGAAGAATTGGCCCAACGATTAAAAGAGTTATCAGCTAAGGCTGAATATCTAGAGCAAGAGCTGAAGCGAGAAAAGAAATTAGACAAGCCGTTTCAAAGAATTATAGGAAAGAGTGATGAATTAAGGGAAGCATTAGTTAATGCTTCTAAGGCAGCAGAGACTAATTCAACTGTTTTAATTAGAGGAGAAAGTGGAACAGGAAAGGAATTGGTAGCTGAGGCTATTCATTATGCTAGTAACCGAGCTAATGGTCCATTTATTAGGGTTAATTGTGCTGCTATCCCGCCTAATTTAATTGAAAGTGAATTGTTTGGCCATGAAAAGGGAGCTTTTACAGGAGCAGTGCAAAAGAAGATTGGCAAGTTTGAATTAGCAGATGGAGGAACTATATTTTTAGATGAGATTGGTGAATTGCCAAGTGAGTTACAGGTTAAACTATTAAGGGTTCTACAAGAAAGGATTTTTAGCAGAGTTGGTGGTACTGAAAGAATTAAAGTGGATATTAGAATCGTAACTGCGACTAATTGTAATTTAGAAGAAATGATGCAAGAAGGAACATTTAGGGAAGACTTATACTATAGATTAAATGTAATTCCAATTCTTCTACCTCCTTTGAGAGCTAGAAGAGAGGATATTCCTTTATTAGTTAATCATTTTTTAGAAAAATTATCAGCTAAATTAGAGAAACCGGTTGATAGTATTTCTAAAGAATCACTAGAGATTTTAACGAATTATTCTTGGCCCGGCAATATAAGAGAGCTGCAGAATATAATTGAACGAGCAATTAATTTTACGGATAATGACAAGATTTCTTTAGATAATTTGCCTAATTATATTAAAGAAGATTATAAAAATGGAAAAACATTAGTTAATTTAAAGGAAGACGGAGATGTCGCTTCATTAGAAGAGTACGAAAAGGAAATTATTAAACTGGCATTAAAGAAGCATGGTAGTTTTAATGCTTCTGGAAAAGCATTAGGGATTACACATCGAACTGTAGCTAATAAAGCTCGGAAGTATGGATTAGTAGATTAA